The following are encoded together in the Streptococcus oralis genome:
- the proB gene encoding glutamate 5-kinase, giving the protein MKYKRIVFKVGTSSLTNEDGSLSRSKVKAITQQLAMLHEAGHELILVSSGAVAAGFGALGFKKRPTKIADKQASAAVGQGLLLEEYTTNLLMRRIVSAQILLTQDDFVDKRRYKNAHQALSVLLHRGAIPIINENDSVVIDELKVGDNDTLSAQVAAMVQADLLVLLTDVDGLYTGNPNSDPTAKRLEKIETINREIIDMAGGAGSSNGTGGMLTKIKAATIATESGVPVYICSSLKSDALIEAAEETKDGSFFVAQEKGLRTQKQWLAFYAQSQGTIWVDGGAAEALSKNGKSLLLSGVVEVEGNFSYHDIVTVADKETGQSLGKGRVQFGVSALEDMLRSQKAKGVLIHRDDWISITPEIQLLFTEF; this is encoded by the coding sequence ATGAAGTACAAACGAATCGTCTTTAAGGTAGGGACTTCCTCCTTGACAAATGAAGACGGGAGTTTATCAAGGAGTAAAGTAAAGGCAATTACCCAGCAATTGGCTATGCTACATGAAGCTGGACATGAGTTGATTTTAGTGTCATCTGGGGCAGTTGCCGCTGGATTTGGAGCTTTGGGTTTTAAAAAACGTCCGACCAAGATTGCAGATAAACAAGCTTCGGCTGCAGTTGGTCAGGGACTTTTGTTGGAGGAATATACAACCAACCTCCTCATGCGCCGGATCGTTTCTGCGCAAATTTTACTGACACAGGATGATTTTGTAGATAAACGTCGCTATAAGAATGCTCACCAGGCCTTGTCTGTATTGCTTCATCGTGGTGCAATCCCCATCATCAACGAGAATGACAGTGTCGTTATTGATGAGCTCAAGGTGGGTGATAATGACACCCTGAGTGCCCAGGTAGCGGCGATGGTCCAAGCGGACCTTTTAGTTCTCTTGACGGATGTGGACGGCCTCTATACTGGAAATCCCAACTCAGATCCAACAGCCAAACGTTTGGAGAAAATCGAGACTATCAATCGTGAGATTATTGATATGGCTGGTGGAGCAGGTTCGTCAAACGGTACTGGTGGCATGCTAACAAAAATCAAGGCTGCAACTATTGCGACGGAATCAGGTGTGCCAGTCTATATTTGCTCCTCCTTGAAATCAGATGCCCTGATTGAGGCAGCGGAGGAGACCAAGGATGGTTCCTTCTTTGTTGCGCAAGAGAAGGGACTTCGTACCCAGAAACAATGGCTGGCCTTCTATGCTCAAAGTCAGGGAACGATTTGGGTAGATGGTGGAGCTGCAGAGGCACTTTCAAAAAACGGGAAAAGTCTCCTTTTATCAGGCGTGGTAGAAGTGGAAGGAAACTTCTCTTACCACGATATTGTCACAGTAGCAGATAAAGAAACAGGTCAATCTCTTGGAAAGGGACGTGTCCAATTTGGCGTCTCAGCCCTAGAAGATATGCTCCGTTCTCAAAAAGCTAAGGGAGTCTTGATTCACCGTGATGACTGGATTTCCATCACTCCTGAAATCCAGCTGCTCTTTACAGAATTTTAG
- a CDS encoding RluA family pseudouridine synthase translates to MEIKIETGGQRLDKALSDLTELSRSLANEQIKAGQVLVNGQAKKAKYTVQEGDIITYHVPEPEVLEYVAENLPLEIIYQDEDVAVVNKPQGMVVHPSAGHTSGTLVNALMYHIKDLSGINGFLRPGIVHRIDKDTSGLLMIAKNDEAHLALAQELKDKKSLRKYWAIVHGNLPNDRGVIEAPIGRSEKDRKKQAVTAKGKPAVTRFQVLERFGDYSLLELQLETGRTHQIRVHMAYIGHPVAGDEVYGPRKTLKGHGQFLHAKTLGFTHPRTGETLEFTADIPEIFKETLERLRKTENR, encoded by the coding sequence ATGGAAATAAAAATTGAAACTGGTGGGCAACGTCTAGACAAGGCTCTGTCTGATCTGACAGAATTGTCACGCAGTCTCGCGAATGAACAAATCAAGGCTGGACAAGTCTTGGTGAATGGGCAAGCCAAGAAAGCAAAATACACTGTCCAAGAGGGGGATATCATCACCTATCATGTGCCAGAACCGGAGGTTTTAGAGTATGTGGCTGAGAATCTGCCGCTCGAGATTATCTACCAAGATGAGGATGTAGCCGTTGTTAACAAACCTCAGGGGATGGTGGTTCATCCCAGTGCTGGTCATACTAGCGGAACCTTGGTCAATGCCCTCATGTACCATATCAAGGACTTGTCAGGTATCAATGGTTTTCTCCGGCCGGGTATCGTTCACCGCATTGACAAGGACACATCTGGTCTCCTCATGATTGCTAAGAATGATGAGGCCCACTTAGCACTCGCGCAAGAACTCAAGGACAAGAAGTCTCTCCGTAAATACTGGGCAATTGTTCATGGCAATCTACCCAATGATCGTGGTGTGATTGAAGCTCCGATTGGTCGTAGTGAAAAAGATCGTAAGAAACAGGCAGTGACTGCTAAAGGGAAGCCAGCAGTGACTCGTTTTCAAGTCTTGGAACGCTTTGGAGATTATAGTTTGCTAGAGTTGCAACTGGAAACAGGGCGTACTCACCAAATCCGTGTTCATATGGCTTATATTGGCCATCCAGTCGCTGGTGATGAAGTCTATGGTCCTCGTAAGACACTGAAGGGACATGGGCAATTTCTCCATGCTAAGACTCTAGGCTTTACTCATCCGAGAACAGGTGAAACCTTGGAGTTCACAGCAGATATTCCAGAGATTTTTAAAGAAACGCTGGAAAGATTGCGTAAAACTGAGAATAGATAA
- the lspA gene encoding signal peptidase II has protein sequence MKKRGIVAVIVLLLIGLDQWVKAYVVQQIPLGEVRSWIPNLVSLTYLQNRGAAFSMLQDQQWLFAVITLVVMVGAIWYLHKHMEDSLWLVFGLILIIAGGLGNFIDRMSQGFVVDMFHLDFINFAIFNVADSYLTVGVIVLLIAMLKEEVNGNKN, from the coding sequence ATGAAAAAAAGAGGAATAGTAGCAGTCATTGTACTGCTTTTGATTGGGCTGGATCAGTGGGTTAAAGCCTATGTTGTCCAGCAGATTCCACTGGGTGAAGTTCGTTCGTGGATACCCAATCTCGTTAGCTTGACCTATCTGCAAAATAGAGGAGCAGCCTTCTCTATGCTGCAAGATCAGCAGTGGTTATTTGCTGTCATTACACTGGTCGTCATGGTAGGTGCCATTTGGTATTTACATAAACACATGGAGGATTCTCTCTGGTTAGTTTTTGGACTGATTTTGATCATCGCGGGAGGTCTGGGCAACTTTATCGACAGAATGAGTCAAGGTTTTGTGGTGGATATGTTTCACCTAGACTTTATCAACTTTGCGATTTTCAATGTTGCTGACAGCTATTTGACAGTTGGTGTCATTGTTTTATTGATTGCAATGCTTAAAGAGGAAGTAAATGGAAATAAAAATTGA
- a CDS encoding LysR family transcriptional regulator, which translates to MNIQQLRYVVAIANSGTFREAAEKMYVSQPSLSISVRDLEKELGFKIFRRTSSGTFLTRRGMEFYEKAQELVKGFDVFQNQYANPEEEKDEFSIASQHYDFLLPTITAFSERYPDYKNFRIFESTTVQILDEVAQGHSEIGIIYLNNQNKKGIMQRVEKLGLEVIELIPFQTHIYLREGHPLAQKEELVMEDLADLPTVRFTQEKDEYLYYSENFVDTSASSQMFNVTDRATLNGILERTDAYATGSGFLDSDSVNGITVIRLKDNLDNRMVYVKREEVELSQAGTLFVEVMQEYFDQKRKS; encoded by the coding sequence ATGAACATTCAACAATTACGCTATGTTGTGGCCATTGCCAATAGTGGTACTTTCCGTGAAGCTGCAGAAAAGATGTATGTCAGTCAGCCCAGTCTGTCTATTTCTGTGCGCGATTTGGAAAAAGAGCTGGGGTTTAAGATTTTCCGTCGGACGAGTTCGGGGACTTTCTTGACCCGTCGTGGTATGGAATTTTACGAGAAAGCACAAGAGTTAGTCAAAGGCTTCGATGTTTTTCAAAATCAGTATGCCAATCCTGAGGAAGAAAAGGATGAATTTTCCATTGCCAGCCAGCACTATGACTTCTTGCTACCAACGATTACGGCTTTTTCAGAACGTTATCCTGATTATAAGAACTTTCGTATTTTTGAGTCTACTACAGTTCAAATCTTAGATGAAGTGGCCCAAGGACACAGTGAGATTGGGATTATCTACCTCAACAACCAAAATAAAAAGGGCATCATGCAACGGGTTGAAAAGCTTGGTTTAGAAGTTATTGAACTAATTCCTTTCCAGACTCACATTTATCTTCGTGAAGGGCATCCTTTAGCACAGAAAGAGGAATTGGTCATGGAGGATCTAGCGGATCTGCCAACGGTTCGTTTCACTCAGGAAAAGGATGAGTATCTTTACTATTCAGAGAACTTTGTCGACACCAGCGCGAGCTCCCAGATGTTCAATGTGACCGACCGTGCCACTTTGAATGGTATTTTGGAGCGGACAGATGCCTATGCGACTGGATCTGGATTTTTAGATAGTGACAGTGTTAATGGGATTACAGTCATTCGTCTCAAGGACAATCTAGATAACCGCATGGTCTATGTCAAACGGGAAGAAGTGGAGCTTAGCCAAGCTGGTACTCTTTTCGTAGAAGTCATGCAAGAATATTTTGATCAGAAGAGGAAATCATGA
- the rpmA gene encoding 50S ribosomal protein L27, protein MLKMTLNNLQLFAHKKGGGSTSNGRDSQAKRLGAKAADGQTVTGGSILYRQRGTHIYPGVNVGRGGDDTLFAKVEGVVRFERKGRDKKQVSVYPIAK, encoded by the coding sequence ATGTTAAAAATGACTCTTAACAACTTGCAACTTTTCGCCCACAAAAAAGGTGGAGGTTCTACATCAAACGGACGCGATTCACAAGCAAAACGTCTTGGAGCTAAAGCAGCTGACGGACAAACTGTAACAGGTGGATCAATCCTTTACCGTCAACGTGGTACACACATCTACCCAGGTGTAAACGTTGGACGTGGTGGGGACGATACTTTGTTCGCTAAAGTTGAAGGCGTAGTACGCTTTGAACGTAAAGGTCGCGATAAGAAACAAGTTTCTGTTTACCCAATCGCAAAATAA
- a CDS encoding ribosomal-processing cysteine protease Prp has protein sequence MIQAVFERAEDGELRSAEITGHAESGEYGLDVVCASVSTLAINFVNSIEKFAGYEPILELNEDEGGYLKVEIPADLPSHQREMTQLFFESFFLGMANLSENSSEFVQTRVITEN, from the coding sequence ATGATACAAGCAGTCTTTGAGAGAGCCGAAGATGGCGAGCTGAGGAGTGCGGAAATTACTGGACACGCCGAAAGTGGCGAATACGGCTTAGATGTCGTGTGTGCATCGGTTTCTACGCTTGCCATTAACTTTGTCAATTCCATTGAGAAATTTGCAGGCTACGAACCAATCTTAGAATTAAACGAAGATGAAGGTGGTTATCTAAAGGTTGAAATACCAGCGGATCTTCCTTCACACCAGAGAGAAATGACCCAGTTATTCTTCGAATCATTTTTCTTAGGTATGGCAAACTTATCGGAGAACTCTTCTGAGTTCGTCCAAACCAGAGTTATCACAGAAAACTAA
- the rplU gene encoding 50S ribosomal protein L21, whose product MSTYAIIKTGGKQVKVEVGQAVYVEKLNVEAGQEVTFNEVVLVGGENTVVGTPLVAGATVVGTVEKQGKQKKVVTYKYKPKKGSHRKQGHRQPYTKVVINAINA is encoded by the coding sequence ATGAGCACATACGCAATTATCAAAACTGGCGGAAAACAAGTTAAAGTTGAAGTTGGTCAAGCAGTTTACGTTGAAAAATTGAACGTCGAAGCTGGTCAAGAAGTTACTTTTAACGAAGTTGTTCTTGTTGGTGGTGAAAACACTGTTGTCGGAACTCCACTTGTTGCTGGAGCTACTGTAGTTGGAACTGTTGAAAAACAAGGAAAACAAAAGAAAGTTGTTACTTACAAGTACAAACCTAAAAAAGGTAGCCACCGTAAACAAGGTCACCGTCAACCATATACAAAAGTTGTCATCAACGCGATCAACGCTTAA
- a CDS encoding YoaK family protein: protein MRLLPIRKISRQSKRLALFLTFCAGYVDAYTFIVRGNTLVAGQTGNVVFLSVGLIQQNVSDASAKVMTLLSFMMGVFFLTLYKEKLRIVKKPILSLIPLAVLSLIIGFVPQTVDNIYLVPPLAFCMGLVTTAFGEVSGIAYNNAFMTGNIKRTMLAFGDYFRTKHTPFLREGLIFVSLLSSFVFGVVFSAYLTIYYQEKTILGVPLMMSIFYFSMLFASWRKKGKK from the coding sequence ATGAGATTATTACCAATAAGGAAAATATCACGTCAGTCTAAGAGACTAGCGCTTTTTTTGACTTTTTGTGCAGGATATGTCGATGCTTATACTTTTATCGTGCGAGGGAATACCCTTGTCGCTGGACAGACTGGGAATGTCGTTTTTCTTTCTGTAGGACTCATTCAACAAAATGTATCGGATGCCAGTGCTAAAGTAATGACCTTGTTGTCCTTTATGATGGGCGTCTTTTTTCTGACATTGTATAAGGAAAAACTACGAATTGTTAAAAAGCCGATTTTGTCCTTGATTCCTCTTGCAGTCCTGTCCCTAATTATAGGCTTTGTGCCGCAAACGGTTGATAATATCTATCTCGTACCGCCCTTAGCCTTCTGTATGGGGCTGGTGACAACTGCTTTTGGAGAAGTGTCAGGTATTGCCTATAATAATGCTTTTATGACAGGGAATATTAAACGTACCATGTTGGCTTTTGGAGATTATTTCCGGACTAAGCATACGCCTTTCCTACGAGAGGGCTTGATTTTTGTTAGCTTGCTTAGCAGTTTTGTCTTCGGAGTTGTTTTTTCAGCTTATTTGACGATTTATTATCAGGAGAAGACAATTCTAGGAGTTCCTCTTATGATGAGTATCTTTTACTTCAGTATGCTTTTTGCTTCTTGGAGAAAAAAAGGAAAGAAATAG